In Struthio camelus isolate bStrCam1 chromosome 22, bStrCam1.hap1, whole genome shotgun sequence, one DNA window encodes the following:
- the LOC104143503 gene encoding TLC domain-containing protein 5 isoform X1: protein MKASEQDKVLAGVQMLFPLPLRVACSLIAWLSLYAWFCHRYKHRNYEWSCRLVTLTHGILATCLSAYIGFIDGPWPLTHAGSPNTALQVHVLCLSLGYFLFDLCWCVYFQTEGALMLAHHLVSILGITASLALGESAAEVNAVIFGSEITNPLLQARWFLREMGCYHSLTGDLVDFFFVVLFTGVRIGVGAWLMYCELASPKPRWYIKLGGVIMYAVSWVFMVSICRFARRKSMKKYHAWRSRRSEELYLKTNGHLKNH, encoded by the exons ATGAAGGCCTCTGAACAAGACAAAGTGCTCGCAGGGGTACA GATGCTGTTCCCCCTGCCTCTGCGGGTAGCCTGCAGCCTGATTGCCTGGCTATCTCTCTACGCTTGGTTCTGCCATCGCTACAAGCACCGGAATTACGAATGGAGCTGCCGGCTGGTCACCCTGACCCATGGCATCCTTGCTACCTGCCTCTCTGCTTACATTGGCTTTATTGATGGTCCCTGGCCTTTGACTCACGCAG GATCTCCAAACACAGCTCTTCAGGTGCATGTGCTGTGCCTTAGCTTGGGCTACTTCCTCTTCGACCTTTGTTGGTGTGTGTACTTTCAGACGGAGGGTGCCCTGATGCTGGCCCACCATCTGGTGAGCATCTTGGGCATCACAGCGTCATTAGCACTTGGGGAATCAGCTGCTGAGGTCAACGCCGTCATCTTTGGCAGTGAGATCACTAACCCGCTGTTGCAGGCCCGCTGGTTCCTGAGGGAGATGGGGTGTTACCATAGCCTCACAGGTGACCTGGTGGATTTCTTCTTCGTGGTGCTCTTCACTGGGGTGCGAATTGGAGTGGGGGCCTGGCTGATGTACTGTGAGCTTGCCTCTCCCAAACCCAGGTGGTACATTAAGTTGGGTGGTGTGATCATGTATGCTGTCTCCTGGGTTTTCATGGTCAGCATCTGTCGCTTCGCTAGGAGGAAGAGCATGAAGAAGTACCATGCTTGGAGAAGCCGGAGGAGTGAGGAGTTGTACTTGAAAACTAATGGACATCTGAAAAATCACTGA
- the LOC104143503 gene encoding TLC domain-containing protein 5 isoform X2 — protein sequence MLFPLPLRVACSLIAWLSLYAWFCHRYKHRNYEWSCRLVTLTHGILATCLSAYIGFIDGPWPLTHAGSPNTALQVHVLCLSLGYFLFDLCWCVYFQTEGALMLAHHLVSILGITASLALGESAAEVNAVIFGSEITNPLLQARWFLREMGCYHSLTGDLVDFFFVVLFTGVRIGVGAWLMYCELASPKPRWYIKLGGVIMYAVSWVFMVSICRFARRKSMKKYHAWRSRRSEELYLKTNGHLKNH from the exons ATGCTGTTCCCCCTGCCTCTGCGGGTAGCCTGCAGCCTGATTGCCTGGCTATCTCTCTACGCTTGGTTCTGCCATCGCTACAAGCACCGGAATTACGAATGGAGCTGCCGGCTGGTCACCCTGACCCATGGCATCCTTGCTACCTGCCTCTCTGCTTACATTGGCTTTATTGATGGTCCCTGGCCTTTGACTCACGCAG GATCTCCAAACACAGCTCTTCAGGTGCATGTGCTGTGCCTTAGCTTGGGCTACTTCCTCTTCGACCTTTGTTGGTGTGTGTACTTTCAGACGGAGGGTGCCCTGATGCTGGCCCACCATCTGGTGAGCATCTTGGGCATCACAGCGTCATTAGCACTTGGGGAATCAGCTGCTGAGGTCAACGCCGTCATCTTTGGCAGTGAGATCACTAACCCGCTGTTGCAGGCCCGCTGGTTCCTGAGGGAGATGGGGTGTTACCATAGCCTCACAGGTGACCTGGTGGATTTCTTCTTCGTGGTGCTCTTCACTGGGGTGCGAATTGGAGTGGGGGCCTGGCTGATGTACTGTGAGCTTGCCTCTCCCAAACCCAGGTGGTACATTAAGTTGGGTGGTGTGATCATGTATGCTGTCTCCTGGGTTTTCATGGTCAGCATCTGTCGCTTCGCTAGGAGGAAGAGCATGAAGAAGTACCATGCTTGGAGAAGCCGGAGGAGTGAGGAGTTGTACTTGAAAACTAATGGACATCTGAAAAATCACTGA